Proteins co-encoded in one Capsicum annuum cultivar UCD-10X-F1 chromosome 9, UCD10Xv1.1, whole genome shotgun sequence genomic window:
- the LOC107842320 gene encoding phospholipase A1-IIdelta — METEPTWHELLGSKNWEGLLQPLNLTLRRLILRCGDFCQATYDAFNNDQNSKYCGTSRYGKKSFFDKVMLENASDYKIHCFLYATARIGALGAIFLHSLSHESWDRESNWIGYIAVTSDEVSRKLGRREVYVVFRGTSRNYEWVNVLGARPDSADSLLHPKSLQKGVLSGDSSKNKEDEDEDEDEDEDEVKVMDGWLKIYVSSDPKSSFTRLSAREQLQAKIKALRNQYKDENLSITFTGHSLGASLATLAAFDIVENVVPVDIPVSAIVFGSPQVGNKTFNERIKKFSNLNILHVKNKIDLIPLYPSALLGYVNSGIELLIDSRKSVSLKKSIDTSDWHNLQAMLHVVAGWNGDDGKFELKVKRSVALVNKSSSFLKDEFLIPGSWWVEKNKGMVLDENGEWILAPPSDENLPIPEY, encoded by the exons CAACCTTTAAATCTCACTCTCCGGCGCTTGATTTTACGTTGCGGTGATTTTTGTCAAGCTACTTACGATGCCTTCAACAATGACCAAAATTCCAAATATTGTGGCACGAGCCGTTATggtaaaaaatcattttttgacAAAGTCATGTTAGAAAATGCTTCTGATTACAAGATCCACTGCTTCCTCTATGCCACCGCGCGTATTGGCGCGCTTGGGGCTATTTTCCTCCACTCTCTGTCTCACGAGTCGTGGGACAGAGAGTCTAATTGGATTGGCTATATAGCCGTTACGAGTGATGAAGTTAGTCGTAAACTAGGCCGTAGGGAAGTATACGTTGTGTTTCGTGGCACGTCTAGGAATTATGAATGGGTCAATGTTTTAGGTGCTCGTCCTGATTCAGCTGACTCTTTGCTTCATCCTAAGTCTTTGCAGAAAGGTGTTTTAAGTGGTGATAGCAGTAAAAACAaagaggatgaggatgaggatgaggatgaggaCGAGGACGAGGTGAAAGTAATGGATGGGTGGCTTAAGATTTACGTATCCAGTGACCCGAAATCGTCCTTCACGAGACTAAGTGCAAGAGAACAGCTTCAAGCAAAGATTAAAGCACTAAGAAATCAGTATAAAGATGAGAATTTGAGTATAACTTTTACGGGGCACAGTCTTGGTGCTAGTCTAGCTACTTTAGCGGCATTTGATATAGTTGAAAATGTTGTCCCAGTTGATATTCCAGTATCTGCTATCGTCTTTGGTAGTCCACAAGTTGGGAACAAAACATTCAATGAAAGAATCAAGAAATTCTCTAACTTGAATATCTTACATGTTAAGAACAAGATTGATCTCATTCCCCTTTACCCTAGTGCTCTGTTGGGGTATGTGAATTCAG GTATCGAGCTACTCATCGATAGTAGAAAGTCCGTGAGTTTAAAGAAGTCGATAGACACTAGCGATTGGCATAACTTGCAGGCAATGTTGCATGTTGTGGCTGGATGGAATGGGGATGATGGAAAGTTTGAGTTGAAAGTCAAGAGGAGTGTAGCTTTGGTGAACAAGTCATCTTCTTTCTTgaaagatgagttcttgattccAGGGTCATGGTGGGTTGAGAAGAATAAAGGGATGGTTCTTGATGAAAATGGAGAGTGGATTTTGGCACCACCTTCAGATGAGAACCTTCCAATCCCTgagtattga
- the LOC107842321 gene encoding F-box/LRR-repeat MAX2 homolog A produces the protein MATSTSTPPTTVNDLPDVILSNIIATISDVRSRNSASLVCGKWRVLERSTRTSLTLRGNIRDLFMLPDCFRCVTHLDLSLLSPWGHPLLGESTEADSALIAHLLRHAFPSVKSLTVYARGAEVLKLLPVQWFYLNTIKLVRWHQRPQLVSGEEFDFLFKGCGHLESVDLSSFYCWTDDVPPALEWNPVLAGNLTELNLMNPSFSEGFKTDEIGVITKCCPNLKELKIACMFDPMYIGFVGDEGLLCIATNCPKLSVLHLADTSTLSNCRADPDDEGFTADDAKFNVSTLIEVFSGLPLLEDLVLDVCNNVRDSGPALEILNRKCPKLRSLKLGQFHGVSMPIESKLDGVALCQGLTSLSIRNVGDLDDMGLIAIGRGCTRLTKFQIQSCKKITMRGMRTLASLLRKSLVDVRISCCKNLGAASSLKALEPIQEHIQRLHIDCVWEDSVEEIENLNGVEYRFDLNKTNGAESSTRTDGFGYTFGSMDDDIMFNRNKRCKYDYDLNSVCVEDNGNGNGFGGRTWNRLHYLSLWVGVGDLVTPLAAAGLEHCPNLEEIKIRVEGDCRLWSKPSERAFGLSTLSRYHKLVKMHLDCGDLIGYTHTAPSGQMDLSLWERFYLFGIGSLNLRELDYWPPQDRDVNQRCLSLPAAGLLQECIALRKLFIHGTANEHFMMFLLRIPNLRDVQLREDYYPAPENDMSTEMRSDSLSRFEAALNRRQICD, from the coding sequence ATGGCAACTTCTACTTCAACTCCACCCACAACCGTCAACGACCTCCCCGACGTCATCCTCTCCAACATAATCGCTACTATCTCCGACGTCCGTAGCCGCAACTCCGCCTCACTCGTCTGCGGTAAATGGCGCGTTCTCGAACGTTCTACCCGTACTTCCCTCACTCTCCGTGGCAATATCCGTGACCTTTTCATGTTGCCTGATTGCTTCCGTTGTGTTACTCATCTCGatctctctctcctctctccttGGGGCCACCCACTCCTCGGCGAATCCACCGAAGCGGATTCTGCTTTAATAGCTCACCTCCTCCGCCACGCGTTTCCTTCAGTGAAGTCATTGACGGTGTACGCGCGGGGGGCGGAGGTACTTAAGTTGCTTCCAGTACAGTGGTTTTATCTTAACACAATCAAGTTAGTGCGCTGGCACCAACGTCCGCAGTTAGTTAGCGGGGAGGAGTTCGACTTTCTGTTTAAAGGATGCGGTCATTTGGAATCGGTTGACTTGTCTAGTTTTTATTGCTGGACGGATGATGTTCCGCCTGCTCTTGAATGGAACCCTGTCTTAGCGGGGAATTTGACGGAGTTGAATCTGATGAATCCTTCGTTTTCGGAGGGTTTTAAGACGGATGAGATTGGTGTGATTACGAAATGTTGTCCGAATTTGAAGGAGTTGAAGATTGCTTGTATGTTTGATCCAATGtacattgggtttgttggtgATGAAGGTTTGCTTTGTATAGCTACGAATTGCCCTAAATTATCAGTGCTTCATTTAGCGGATACGTCTACGTTGTCTAATTGTAGAGCTGATCCTGATGATGAGGGATTTACagctgatgatgcaaaatttaatGTTTCAACTTTGATTGAAGTGTTTTCGGGTCTTCCGTTACTTGAAGACCTTGTATTAGATGTTTGTAATAATGTTAGAGATAGTGGTCCTGCTTTGGAAATACTGAACAGAAAATGTCCTAAATTGCGGTCGCTGAAGTTGGGGCAATTTCATGGCGTTTCTATGCCAATTGAGTCGAAGTTGGATGGGGTTGCGCTATGTCAGGGGCTTACATCTTTGTCGATTAGAAATGTAGGTGATTTGGATGATATGGGTTTGATAGCAATTGGTAGAGGGTGTACAAGGTTAACTAAGTTTCAGATTCAAAGTTGTAAGAAGATCACAATGAGAGGAATGAGGACGTTAGCTTCTTTGCTTCGGAAAAGTTTGGTTGATGTCAGAATATCTTGTTGCAAGAATCTTGGAGCTGCTTCATCGTTGAAAGCATTGGAACCAATACAAGAACATATCCAGAGGCTTCATATTGATTGTGTGTGGGAGGATAGTGTTGAGGAAATTGAAAATCTTAATGGTGTTGAATACAGGTTTGATCTCAATAAGACCAATGGAGCTGAGTCATCAACTCGTACGGATGGATTTGGGTACACATTTGGATCCATGGATGATGATATTATGTTTAATAGGAATAAAAGATGCAAGTACGACTATGATCTTAACAGTGTTTGTGTGGAAGACAATGGCAATGGGAATGGTTTTGGTGGACGAACATGGAACCGGCTGCATTATCTCTCACTTTGGGTTGGTGTGGGTGATCTTGTAACTCCGTTAGCAGCTGCAGGTCTTGAACATTGTCCTAACTTGGAGGAGATCAAAATTAGGGTGGAAGGAGACTGCAGGCTATGGTCAAAACCTTCGGAGAGGGCATTTGGTTTGAGCACCCTTTCACGGTACCATAAACTTGTGAAGATGCATTTGGATTGTGGGGATCTTATCGGTTACACGCACACTGCCCCATCCGGACAGATGGATTTGAGCTTGTGGGAACGGTTTTATCTATTTGGGATTGGAAGTTTGAATCTAAGGGAGCTTGATTATTGGCCACCACAAGATAGGGATGTTAACCAAAGGTGTCTATCCCTGCCAGCAGCTGGGCTGCTCCAAGAATGCATTGCACTCCGGAAGTTGTTCATCCACGGAACAGCAAATGAACATTTCATGATGTTCCTGCTTAGAATCCCAAACTTAAGAGATGTACAACTGAGAGAAGATTACTATCCGGCCCCAGAGAATGACATGAGTACAGAAATGAGATCAGACTCCTTGAGCCGCTTTGAAGCAGCCCTAAACAGACGACAGATTTGTGATTAA